Within Bactrocera oleae isolate idBacOlea1 chromosome 6, idBacOlea1, whole genome shotgun sequence, the genomic segment cgaaattgaAGAGATTTTCTTACACGGCCCAGTCCTCACACTACACTTGACAGCAAAAACTTTGTAAGTGCTGCCAATAATGTAAATATGAGTGATGACAAACTAATCGCAATAATTATTGACATTTCACAAAATGTCACCAGAGATAGAGAacgcagagaacgtaaaatacatatctacattctCTGCGTATATCTCTAtaattttacgttctctgctggtgactatttcaaacaattaaaatgatctcttatttcataaaattttactatCATTGAATTTAATAATCTATATAAATGTTTTGTATTCAATATTAACAACCTTTTCTGTATATAATCAAATAATTCAAACAGAGAATGtagatatttgtttttgtagatattttacattctctgtttcaaatttaattttaaatatatgttgttTACAAAATGAACTGGTAATACTGTCgtagaaaacaaacaaaaacaaatagttcATTTGTCATTTTACAAACGTCATTATGAAATGTACAACTCgtgaagaaatatagaaaaactAGTGAATTGTGTTTTTTGCTGTTTAATGTTTTtacaaaaacgaaattaaataattaatataaacgcTCATTTATCTACGATATTTAGTGAAAAATAACTAAGATCTTATAGTcaaataaatcaacaaaaatgGCATCATTCTTCAACAATCCATTCTCAACTCCAATTGGACAACGAATAGGTAATTAAATTATAAGGAAATATGatgttttacaaacaaaaaaacaaaaaattcacatgtttacaagagtataaacaATAAGCGTATATGTTGTTAAGCAATAGGAATTACtaatatttgcaatatataCGATAATTGACTTTTCACAATACTAGTcggcatacatatgtttgtatgcatgtatatactcTAATATTAAGTTGGAAATAGTGCATCAAAGCTTGCGAAAATATATACCAACAACTTCTCAGTTTAGTTATATACTAtagtatttgttttatttaaatgcctAATTCGCAATATTGCGTTGCCACaaatgtacatttatttatacatacattcatatacataggtatatgcacCTATAACCTGTGTGTGTTCGAAATGGATTTCAATATTGTTGACTCACGCCATTGCATTTGCGGTGAGCAAGGGAACCCTTTAACCGACGTTATCTATATTCAATTTATtactgtatatttttatagcattttatatgtatatatgtttataaatatactaaAGATTAGCTTGTTATGCTGATGTGACACATGATATGCGATTAACAAGACCTATCTGAATCCTActaactgcaagcaatatttagAATTcatagttttaaattaaaaaatatatgattttgatattttttaaaattatttttaatttttgcaaccaTTAAAAGCAACTTTCTGCACAAACACTTTTATCTGTATAAGCAACACAAAAACACATTTATTAACTCTAATTTAACGTGTCTCTAACAAAGAATTTTGTAGATAAGCACctgtaataaattataattgcaGACAcgtcaaatgttttttttttgtctttataaatactttaaaggcatatatatatataaaggctTTTATTTCTACAGATACTTTTTTAActattacttgtttttataaagcatacttgtatgtaggatAGATATTATTGTTTAGAATCTATGATATATATGTAGCTAGAAGCAAatagtataaattaaaaactactCTACTTTCGAATATGAGTTTTTATTCAaacaactataaatattttgttttgttttcacaCTAATACGCTAATTtagtgtaaataataatatttataattcacATTTGGTGGTGAATCAGACTATTTGCCATCATGTTTAACACTATTGTAATGAATTAAtgcattttattcaatatttcaacTTGTACCTGTCTGATAATTGGCTTTTTGTTCTTACTAGAGCAAGCTACTGACAGTTCTTTGGCATCCGAGAATTGGGCCTTGAATATGGAAATATGCGATATGATTAACGAATCTTCGGACACGGCACGTGACGCTATGAAAGCCATACGCAAAAGACTGTCACAAAATGCTGGCAAAGATAATCAGGTTATTATGTATACCTTGACAGTGCTGGAGACATGCGTTAAAAATTGCGGTAAAGCATTTCATGTGTTAGTTGCTCAAAAGGACTTCATACAAGAGCTAATCAAATTAATTGGCCCTAAAAATGATCCGCCAGCGGTGATGCAAGAAAAAGTATTAAGTTTAATACAAATTTGGGCAGATGCTTTTAAGAATCAACCTGATTTGAATGGCGTTACACAAATGTACATGGAATTAAAGAATAAGGGTATTGAGTTTCCACAGACAGATATTGAACATTTAGCACCCATTTACACACCACAGCGTGTAAGTAGCGCTTTTTAAAAGAAGTGAAACTATTTCGTAATTCATTATTGTTATTTGTAGAGTGTACCAGAGCCACCGCCACAGGTTGTTCAACAGACAATTTCACCACAACACGCTATACCATTGGCGCCACAGGTAAAATgcctacaaatatatttacaaaacaatgTTTTTTATGTGGACTTAATTTTTAGAATAATGGACCCACCGCTTTGAGCGCAGAACAAACTACTAAGCTACAATCTGAATTGGAAGTGGTTGCACATAATATGTCAGTGTTAGGCGAAATGCTGACCGAATTAAAACCAGGGCAGGAGGATGCCGACGACTATGCTCTACTAACGGAATTAACAGCTACATGCAAGTATGTAgcaaactataaaaatattacttatgaAAAAATGTAACTAAAGTAATTATTTGCAGAGAAATGCAGGCCAGAATTGTCGATTTGATCGGACGTATTAATGACGATGAGCTCACCGCTGAGTTGTTACGTCTGAACGATGAATTGAACAATTTATTCTTACGCCATCAACGATATGAAAAGAATCGAACTAGCAGTAGCGCAACTTCGCCCTCGGCCATTTTGGGTGCTGCTATTGGTGTACCACCACCCACAACTAGTGCCTCACAAGCTAGTGCAATACCAAATGATTCACGCCTAATAGATCTAGATGCGCGTGCTGAGAAATTATCAAATACATTCAGCAACATGAGtaagtacatattatattttatttagctaATTTCGCTACAAAAAGCATTTAACTCTTAGGTACCAATCCAGCTAAGCCGTTAAACAAAGATATTGATGAGTTCGATATGTTGGCGCAATCACGGACCGACActaataagtatataaacaaacaaaaatttaattggcaCGTGCTTTATGAAAAATGTGTGTCTCTTTCATTTTAGCAAAAGCGATCTGCTAAAAGACATTCCCACTGTAGATGCGGCAGCTGGCAGCGTCAATTTGCCATTTAAGCGCAACAAGGAAACAGTTGTTGTAAGCAAAGTGAGTAGAGCTTTTAACACTCCCTCAATCAGTATTGCAGGGttccttattaatattaaacatctgcttacatgtgtatttatatattatatattactatgttatacaaatttttcgttgccatatattttcatttcaattgctTTGgtgttgtattaaaaattatattctttgttttgtcatatttttcggttgtgtattcaaaaaaaaaaaatgtttcgtgTTTCGTAAACAAAGCCGGCAAGAGAAAACGAAGTTGATGAAATGGAGGCATGGTTAGGCAGTTCTGTAAGTAATCAGGTT encodes:
- the LOC106617031 gene encoding TOM1-like protein 2 isoform X2, which codes for MASFFNNPFSTPIGQRIEQATDSSLASENWALNMEICDMINESSDTARDAMKAIRKRLSQNAGKDNQVIMYTLTVLETCVKNCGKAFHVLVAQKDFIQELIKLIGPKNDPPAVMQEKVLSLIQIWADAFKNQPDLNGVTQMYMELKNKGIEFPQTDIEHLAPIYTPQRSVPEPPPQVVQQTISPQHAIPLAPQNNGPTALSAEQTTKLQSELEVVAHNMSVLGEMLTELKPGQEDADDYALLTELTATCKEMQARIVDLIGRINDDELTAELLRLNDELNNLFLRHQRYEKNRTSSSATSPSAILGAAIGVPPPTTSASQASAIPNDSRLIDLDARAEKLSNTFSNMSTNPAKPLNKDIDEFDMLAQSRTDTNNKSDLLKDIPTVDAAAGSVNLPFKRNKETVVVSKKEGAEGFEETLTSTEFDKFLEERAAAAENLPNIAAANTNSSATSNAGADNQKKSSTKKPGDDDLLLL
- the LOC106617031 gene encoding TOM1-like protein 2 isoform X1, whose protein sequence is MASFFNNPFSTPIGQRIEQATDSSLASENWALNMEICDMINESSDTARDAMKAIRKRLSQNAGKDNQVIMYTLTVLETCVKNCGKAFHVLVAQKDFIQELIKLIGPKNDPPAVMQEKVLSLIQIWADAFKNQPDLNGVTQMYMELKNKGIEFPQTDIEHLAPIYTPQRSVPEPPPQVVQQTISPQHAIPLAPQNNGPTALSAEQTTKLQSELEVVAHNMSVLGEMLTELKPGQEDADDYALLTELTATCKEMQARIVDLIGRINDDELTAELLRLNDELNNLFLRHQRYEKNRTSSSATSPSAILGAAIGVPPPTTSASQASAIPNDSRLIDLDARAEKLSNTFSNMSTNPAKPLNKDIDEFDMLAQSRTDTNNKSDLLKDIPTVDAAAGSVNLPFKRNKETVVVSKPARENEVDEMEAWLGSSKEGAEGFEETLTSTEFDKFLEERAAAAENLPNIAAANTNSSATSNAGADNQKKSSTKKPGDDDLLLL